In Candidatus Thermoplasmatota archaeon, one DNA window encodes the following:
- the thsA gene encoding thermosome subunit alpha codes for MMGNQPVIILKEGTQRTKGRGAQSNNILAAKAVADAVRSTLGPKGMDKMLVDSMGDVVITNDGATILKEIEVQHPAAKMIIEISKTQESEVGDGTTSSVVLAGALLAKAEELIEDVHPTLITQGYRLASQKALEILNGIAITVKADDAETLKRIARTSMASKGASVHSDVLADVTVKAVTSVAEKNANGTYTVDKDSIKIEKKTGGAVQETELIKGVVLDKERAHSRMPQSVRNAKIALVNAALEIKKTEVEANIEITDPSQLQAFLDEEERTLRRFVDQVKGTGATVLFTQKGVDDLAQHFLAKEGVYAVKSVSEKDMKKLAKATGAKIVSNLKDLTKDDLGQAGLVEERKIGDDNLTFVVDCPTAKSVTILIRGGTEHVIDEVERTLDDAIGVVGTALKDGKIVAGGGAPEIEVALGLRKYAATVGGREQLAIEAFADAVEVIPRTLAENAGLDAINVLVDLRQAHEKGQKTAGINLDNGKVENMQKNNVVEPLRVKTQALQSATEVATMILRIDDVIAAKEFKAPAGGEGGDGDF; via the coding sequence ATGATGGGCAACCAACCCGTAATCATCCTGAAGGAAGGCACGCAGCGCACGAAGGGTCGCGGCGCGCAGTCGAACAACATCCTCGCCGCGAAGGCGGTCGCCGACGCGGTCCGCTCGACGCTCGGCCCCAAGGGCATGGACAAGATGCTCGTGGACAGCATGGGCGACGTCGTCATCACGAACGACGGCGCGACCATCCTCAAGGAGATCGAGGTCCAGCACCCCGCCGCGAAGATGATCATCGAGATCTCGAAGACGCAGGAGAGCGAGGTCGGCGACGGCACGACGTCGTCGGTCGTGCTCGCGGGCGCCCTCCTCGCGAAGGCCGAGGAGCTCATCGAGGACGTCCACCCGACGCTCATCACGCAGGGCTACCGCCTCGCCTCGCAGAAGGCGCTCGAGATCCTGAACGGCATCGCGATCACGGTCAAGGCCGACGACGCGGAGACGCTCAAGCGCATCGCCCGCACGAGCATGGCCTCGAAGGGCGCGAGCGTCCACAGCGACGTCCTCGCGGACGTGACCGTCAAGGCCGTCACGAGCGTCGCCGAGAAGAACGCGAACGGCACCTACACGGTCGACAAGGACTCGATCAAGATCGAGAAGAAGACCGGCGGCGCCGTCCAGGAGACGGAGCTCATCAAGGGCGTCGTCCTCGACAAGGAGCGCGCGCACAGCCGCATGCCCCAGTCGGTGAGGAACGCGAAGATCGCGCTCGTGAACGCCGCCCTCGAGATCAAGAAGACCGAGGTCGAGGCGAACATCGAGATCACGGACCCGAGCCAGCTCCAGGCCTTCCTCGACGAGGAGGAGCGGACCCTCCGCCGCTTCGTCGACCAGGTCAAGGGCACGGGCGCCACGGTCCTCTTCACGCAGAAGGGCGTCGACGACCTCGCCCAGCACTTCCTCGCGAAGGAGGGCGTGTACGCCGTGAAGAGCGTGTCCGAGAAGGACATGAAGAAGCTCGCGAAGGCCACGGGCGCGAAGATCGTGAGCAACCTCAAGGACCTCACGAAGGACGACCTCGGCCAGGCGGGCCTCGTCGAGGAGCGCAAGATCGGCGACGACAACCTCACGTTCGTCGTCGACTGCCCGACCGCGAAGTCGGTCACGATCCTCATCCGCGGCGGCACGGAGCACGTCATCGACGAGGTCGAGCGCACCCTCGACGACGCGATCGGCGTCGTCGGCACGGCCCTCAAGGACGGCAAGATCGTCGCGGGCGGCGGCGCCCCCGAGATCGAGGTCGCCCTCGGCCTCCGCAAGTACGCGGCGACCGTCGGCGGCCGCGAGCAGCTCGCGATCGAGGCCTTCGCGGACGCGGTCGAGGTCATCCCCCGCACGCTCGCGGAGAACGCGGGTCTCGACGCGATCAACGTCCTCGTCGACCTCCGCCAGGCCCACGAGAAGGGCCAGAAGACGGCGGGCATCAACCTCGACAACGGCAAGGTCGAGAACATGCAGAAGAACAACGTCGTGGAGCCGCTCCGCGTAAAGACGCAGGCGCTCCAGTCGGCGACCGAGGTCGCGACGATGATCCTCCGCATCGACGACGTCATCGCCGCAAAGGAGTTCAAGGCCCCCGCCGGCGGCGAGGGCGGGGACGGGGACTTCTGA